ATCAACCACCACAACATCCACCAACACGGCATCCACCACAACTTCCTCCTCCTCACATCTTCCACCTCCGTATCCACATCCACCACAACAGCATCCACAGCCACGACATCCACCACCACATCCTTCTCCTCACGTCTTCCACCTCCGTATCAACATCCACCACCATAGCATCCACCATCACGGCATCCATAATCACCACCAGCTCTTCATCCTCACGTCTTCTACCTCTGTATCTACATCCACCACAACGGcatccaccaccacctcctcctctcGGGTGAATCAATTAGTTTATCTGTCGGGTGAATCAATAAGTTTATCTGTCGGAAGAGGAGAGGGATCAATAAGTTCAAGGAACGGAGTCTAACCTTCCATTTGTAGTTTTTCCAGACTTTTGATGTCGAGAGCAGTCTCTGAGAAGATGATAACGCGAAAGACGAAACACAAATCCAACTTCCGTGAGGAGGGACAGCAAATCAAAAAGAGGAGGGTTTGGGCAGAACTTCGATTATGAAATTAGATTTGGGGCCAATTTCAGATTATGAAATTTGGATCTACAAGATGTCGCCGTAGAAAATAATTAGGGTTCATCGGGTTTTGTAAAAAGGGGAAAAGATAAGGTGAGATTGGAGAGAGGTGTGTTCAACGGGTTTtgtaaaaagtttaaaaagtttAGAGAGAGAATTGGTTGGGTTGAGTTATCTAGTTAACTAAAAGTTAGGTTGAGTTATCTAGTTAACTAAAGGTTGGGGTTATATTAGTAAACCTAGCAAAAGAAAGTGTGTTGTAGCATAATGTGTCTCTGAGTGAAATTGGAAACACAAAATGTGTCTCTGAGggtaaaaatttcaaataaatactATATCTGGACAAAGCCTACTCTTATACAGCTTCTTACCCACATTACATTGCTTATAGTGCAAAAGGATTTTCAATAAAATAGTCCTGAAGTTTCACAAAGTTCAAAACAAGCCTGAAGCTACACAAAATTCAAAgaagaaagttttctacaaaaaaaagaagcataAATTCTACATACATGTTTAGAGCTTCAACTACTACAGATGTCTACATCTAATTATTCAGCTGTTAATTAGCCACGCTAACAAATCATTTCCCTCTAAAGATATGGAGATTGAGAAGATTCCAAACATTCGAGATAATGCAGCTCGATAGAGATTCATATACCTCTTTAGAAGCTCTCTGACGTGCTTCCAAGATCTCAGGGTTACTCATAAGCAATTCAACCGCTTCTTTGAGCTCTAGCTCACTCGATACCTGTGTAATCGATAAGGGATTCTCCTGCTGCATTGCCTTCACCATGTGAGAGAAATGTCCAACATGACAACCTAACAAACATAACACAAATGTTCagataaaagagagaaaaagtgaaCTATACTAATACGAGCATGTTAATCTTATTATCATCATTGAGCACCTGTAATAACGGCACAGCCAGCGGCAGCTGCTTCAGACAAGTTATGACCAGTTAACTCCGGGAAGAAAGAACCTCCAATGACGGCTACTGGAGCTACTCCGTAGAATTCTCTTAGTTCACCTGAAAAAACAAGCAGAACCAGATCATGTCAATGGAGAAAGTACAGAGAGGGGTATAGCCACTAGGAACATTAATGCAAAGGAAAGAACGTAACCTAGTGTATCAACcacatatatatttgtcttcTTTGATGTGAGCTTTTCATTTCGAGACCTTAGAGCTACACTTTGGCCATCGTTCCGCAATTTCTACAAAAAGTAGCTTGACATATTGAAATTTGCCAAAAGTTATAACCTAAGCCAGGCCAATAATCAAAATAAGCAGAAGTTGGTTTTGGAACATACTTGAGCGATCTGGTGGCCATGATGTGGATGTCGAGGCACAATTATCACAACGGAGTCAGGATGTGACTGGAGAAGCAAGTTGTGAACTCCTAAAATGACTGTGCATACAACTTTGATCATCAATTTTgttaaatacattaaaaaaaaaaagagaagataatTTGTACCTTCTTCTTCGCCTCTATGTAATGACGATGCAATCCATACCTTCATTTCTGAGAGTTCTGCTTTTAGATCTCTTATACTTTCAGATGTTCCACTAGATACATAAAACTTGTTTACCACTGGAAGaaagagcagacaggagatagATCTTAATATCGCCTTAAACAAGAAGAGTATGAGAAATTCAGCAAATGAAACTAAGTACCAGATCATTAATCAAACATCAACAACTCTAGATCTCAGTGAAAATAATCTTGAAAGCATAGGTGGAGTGCAATACCGTATTTCAAGTCTCCAGAAAAATTAATGACAAAGGGTGGTGCCTGCAGCAGCTGGTAATGTATACCCTGCAAGGTGCTCTGTCCCATTTTGaggcaaaaacaaaaaaattaatataagcCAAGATCAGATAATCCTTGGATTTGATGAAGTTATAGCATACATACTAGTGGGACAATTAGTGAGAATTTGGATAG
Above is a window of Brassica napus cultivar Da-Ae chromosome A10, Da-Ae, whole genome shotgun sequence DNA encoding:
- the LOC106372654 gene encoding probable 3-deoxy-D-manno-octulosonic acid transferase, mitochondrial isoform X1; translated protein: MNRAEQTSAPSLSGGCAMELGVLVYRLYRALTYSASPFLHLHMRWRRLRGLEHSRRWPERFGHPSAVRPPGPLVWFHAVSLGEGMAAIPVIRRCNEMKPEMTILMTTTTVSAFEVIKKQLPVGVLHQFIKFEQFAPLDTPVAIDRFLGYWKPNAIVIMENELWPNLIMSASQLRIPLALLNARMSTKSFKRWSSPLLLPLASLLLSKFSLIVPLSTLQGIHYQLLQAPPFVINFSGDLKYVVNKFYVSSGTSESIRDLKAELSEMKVWIASSLHRGEEEVILGVHNLLLQSHPDSVVIIVPRHPHHGHQIAQKLRNDGQSVALRSRNEKLTSKKTNIYVVDTLGELREFYGVAPVAVIGGSFFPELTGHNLSEAAAAGCAVITGCHVGHFSHMVKAMQQENPLSITQVSSELELKEAVELLMSNPEILEARQRASKEVYESLSSCIISNVWNLLNLHIFRGK
- the LOC106372654 gene encoding probable 3-deoxy-D-manno-octulosonic acid transferase, mitochondrial isoform X2 → MNRAEQTSAPSLSGGCAMELGVLVYRLYRALTYSASPFLHLHMRWRRLRGLEHSRRWPERFGHPSAVRPPGPLVWFHAVSLGEGMAAIPVIRRCNEMKPEMTILMTTTTVSAFEVIKKQLPVGVLHQFAPLDTPVAIDRFLGYWKPNAIVIMENELWPNLIMSASQLRIPLALLNARMSTKSFKRWSSPLLLPLASLLLSKFSLIVPLSTLQGIHYQLLQAPPFVINFSGDLKYVVNKFYVSSGTSESIRDLKAELSEMKVWIASSLHRGEEEVILGVHNLLLQSHPDSVVIIVPRHPHHGHQIAQKLRNDGQSVALRSRNEKLTSKKTNIYVVDTLGELREFYGVAPVAVIGGSFFPELTGHNLSEAAAAGCAVITGCHVGHFSHMVKAMQQENPLSITQVSSELELKEAVELLMSNPEILEARQRASKEVYESLSSCIISNVWNLLNLHIFRGK